The sequence GCCGCCCCACAGGCTTCATATCCATCCCATGCCGGAAATCCTCATCACGCTCGGTGATCCCGCCGGGATAGGCCCGGAAGTCATCGATGCCGCCCTGGCTTCCGGCAAGCTTCCCGGAGGCTTCGATTTCCGTGTGATCGGGGACAGGTCCGCAGGGGTGCCGGGCAGGCCGACCCGTGAGTCCGCGCAGGCCGCGCTTGATGCTCTCCATGAAAGTGTCCGCCTTCTCCGGGAAACGGATGCCGCCGCCGTAGTCACTGGGCCGGTCTCCAAGGAGGGTTTGCAATCCGTCGGATTTCCCTTTCCCGGCCAGACGGAATTTTATGCGGACGCGTTCGGCTGCGAAGACTACGGGATGCTGCTCACCGGCCCGACCCTTACCGTCGGCCTGGCGACAATCCACAATTCACTCGCCGATGTGCCGCGGCTTCTTACGGAGAAGGCCATCATCCGGATCGGCTGCCTGACGGCGGATTTCCTGCGGAAAAAAGGCATGAGATCACCGCACATCGCTGTCTGCGGGCTCAATCCCCACGCCGGGGAGAACGGAGCCTTCGGCAGCGAGGAAAAGGCCGTCATTGTGCCCGCCGTCGCCGCGCTCAATGCGACAGGCCTCGCCGCCTTCACCGGGCCGCATGTGCCGGATGCGATTTTCCGCGATGCGGC comes from Akkermansiaceae bacterium and encodes:
- the pdxA gene encoding 4-hydroxythreonine-4-phosphate dehydrogenase PdxA translates to MPEILITLGDPAGIGPEVIDAALASGKLPGGFDFRVIGDRSAGVPGRPTRESAQAALDALHESVRLLRETDAAAVVTGPVSKEGLQSVGFPFPGQTEFYADAFGCEDYGMLLTGPTLTVGLATIHNSLADVPRLLTEKAIIRIGCLTADFLRKKGMRSPHIAVCGLNPHAGENGAFGSEEKAVIVPAVAALNATGLAAFTGPHVPDAIFRDAAQGKFDAVLAMYHDQGLIPLKLLDFDEAVNATLGLPKPRTSPDHGTAFSIAGKGHATPDSMIAAIRLACALA